The Hippea jasoniae genome includes the window TCTTCATTGTTGTTGTATATAGGCTGCAAGAAGAATGTAAAGTATTTTTTTGTGAGTGATTCTGAAATGAGGTTTAATGTTTCGTGATCTTTGTGAATAATCTCGTTAAGTTGAGGATTGTAAACTTTAAAGTTGTTAGCCCCCTGTTGTTTGGCTGCTGCCATGGCGGTTGTAGCATGCGAAAGCAGTGTTCTTATGTCTAATCTATTCTCTGTATCAACAGCAGCCCCTATGTTTATATGGGTTTTTATTTTGTAGCTATCCACATCTATGGATTTTGAGAAAAATTCAATTATATTTGCTATGTCGTTTTCTATTTCCTTAAGGCTTGAGTAGAAGTTAAACATGGCAAACTCATCATCTCCAACCCGTCCTACTACAAGGCCTTTTTTTGTTAGTTTTGAGGCTATCTCTTTAAGCAGCCTATCGCAGGTATATACACCATAGATGTTGTTGAGTTTTGAGAAGTCAAATATATCGATGGTTATGATACCTTTTTGCTTGTCTTTGCTTAAGCTCTTTTGTGTTAATTTTTCTGCTTCAAGCTCAAAACCCTTTTCGTTAAGAAGGCCTGTAAGTTGATCGTAGTATTTAAATTTCCTGATTTCTTCCTCTAAATACATCTCTCTTGATATATCCTTTGATATGGCAACAAAGTGGGAAATCCTGCCAGCTTTTTGTATGGGAACAATGGTATGGTAGAGTTGATATAACTCACCGTTTTTATGTCTATTTACTATAACGCCTTTAAATGCTTTACCCAGTGTTATTGTATCCCACATACTTTTGTAGAATTCGTTGTCATATAAACCGGATTTAAAGATAGAGGGTTTGCTGCCTATTAGTTCCTTTTTTGTATAGCCTGAGAGTTGTTCAACAGACTCATTGACATAGGTGATATTGCCATCGAAGTCTGTAATTAAAACCCAATCCTTTTGCTGGATGGCTGTGTAGAAGATATCTTTAAAAAACAGTTTTTCTATATTGCTAAGTGCAAAATTCAAATCGTTTTGCATTTCTTTTAGTACATCTATTATGTAGCTATCAAAAAAAAATGGTATGGATGAATAAATACATAGCATATATTTGCCGCCTGAATCGCTCAGTGGAATATAACAGCTTGATCTAAATCCAAAAGAAAGCATATCTATTTTCCAATCAGAGACCTCTGGGTTTGAGTCTGTGTCGGGGTTTATGTGGATGTCTGATGTCCTGAAGGCCTCAAAAAGCGGTCCGTAGTTGATTGTTTTTATGACATCGGAGGCATTTTTTATGAGATTTTCAACATATTTACCCCTTCCTGCATAGTTTTCAACCTTTACCATATTTGGTTTGATTGAAAGTACAACAACAAGCTCTATGTATTTTTGAGAGATGAGTTTTTTGCTTATATCTTCAAAAAGGCCATCCTTTGTTGTGCTTGTGATGATGGAGTTGTTGATTTTACTTAAGAGTTGATAGAATGTCTTGAAGATTTCTTCTTTGGTGATATCGCTTAAGATTAATAAGTTAACGGGAGTGTTGTTTACAAAACTGCTTTCAACAGTTGCTTTTAGAATCTTTATAGCTTTAGATTTTGTTTTTATCTCTAATGTTATTGAACCATCTTCATCAAGTTGTTTTTCGATGTTGTCTAAACCTTCTTTTGAAAAAATCTCATCGGCTGTTTTTTGTTTTAGTTCTGCTTTTGAGAAATCTAATAGTTTTTCTAATGATTGTGAGATGTCTATTATTTTTCTTGATTTTGTTTCGTAGGATAGGTAGAAAATGTGCTGAAAAACATTGGAACTTAACAAAATTTCCATTCTACGGTCTGCCTCCATCAGCGCCTCCTTTGAGATTAAAATAAAAAAGACACTGTTAAATTTTACTTAACTTTTACACCCGTATTTACATTTTGTCAAACAGTAATTTCTTTATATGTTATATTTTCTCGATTTTTTTTTTTTCATTATAAGAAATAATTTTTAAATTAAATATAATTAAATTATTTATACTTTCATGTTTTGATTTGTTGACTTTTTTTTATGAGGATGTTATTTTTTAACAAAGAAATATTGAAGGAGGTAGCAATGGGAGAATACAACACAAAACCCAATTCAGAGGTTGATATTGAGAATGGTGAACTGCTTTATGATGACGGTGAGCATAAATTTATCTGGCTTGGATGGGGGCAGGCTGAAGAAGGAATGATTCAAACCAACCAATACCTTATTGTGGATAACGGCAGGGGCATCTTGCTTGACCCGGGTGGCATCCACATCTTTCCAAAGGTTGTATCCAATGTGACAAAATATATAGACCTCGATGATATAGATTTTATATTTTTCTCCCATCAAGACCCAGATGTAAGCTCTGGTATTCCTATGTGGTTATCTGTAACAAGTGCCGATATCTATATCTCTGAGCTGTGGGTTAGGTTTTTGCCGCATTTCGGTATTACCGATCTAAGCCGCATAAAAGGTGTTGGTGATGGTGGTGTATCTGTTGCAGGCCTTGATATAATCCCTGCACATTTTATGCATTCACCGGGTAATCATGTGGCTTTCGATAAAAAATCTCAGATTCTGTTTAATTCTGATATCGGTGCAGCTGTTTTTGGCTCTCAAAGGTATCTATTTGTTGATGATGATAACTTTAACTCACATGTATCAATAATGGAAGGGTTTCATAAGCGATATATTGCCTCATCAAATGTATGCAAACACTATATAAACAGGGTAAGGGCTTTAAATCCCAAAATGATTGCACCACAGCATGGGGCTGTTTTTAGAGGCAAGGCAGTGGATATGTTTTTAAACTGGCTGGGTTCTTTGAGATGTGGCGCTGACATAATCGATGAGATAAGCAGGTGATAGCCATGATGGTAAAAGATGCAAAGACCGTTAATGCAATAAGAAAACTATCCAAAGGTGTGGTAAAAAGCTCATTTGTTTCTACGGCAACACTTGAAAGTTTTAAGATTATTGCGCACGACATAGAGTTTTTGGAAGATCAGATGAAGACCTTCTCTGCCTCGCTTGAGGAGATGGAGGGCAACCTCAAGGGTATGGCAAATAATGTTTCAAAGATAAACAGCGACTTTGAGGAGTTTAACCTCAATGTAAATGATGTGGCAGGTAAGGTTGCAACAAGAAACGAAGAGATTGAGGGTAGAACAACCGAGATTGAGGATTTTGTTAAAAGCATTAAGGGTTTGACATCGATTACGGAGGATATCAATAAAGCAGCAAGCAGTATATCCGATATTGCCAAGCAGACAAACCTGCTTGCACTAAATGCTGCAATTGAGGCAGCAAGGGTTGGTGAGAAGGGCAAGGGCTTTGCCGTTGTTGCAGATGAGATTAAAAAACTTGCCAATAAAACGGATAGCATTACCGATAATATTCAGGATGTATTATACGATTTCAACAACAAGCTACTCTCCACAGTGGAAAAGGTTGAGTCTGTTAAAGGTTTTTTAGATCAATTGAGGCAGGATTTTAATGACTTTGCCGATATTTTCTTAAAAATCAATGATAAATCAAATGAAATAGCAGAGTCTTTAAATGAAAACAGCCTTGCCATTAATGAGCATGCAGAGGTGATCGATGATTTGACAGCAAGGATTGTTAAGATTTATGAGCTTCTCAATACCGTTATTAGAATTGTTAATACGCTGCAGGATGCAAATCTCAAAATTGAGCAATTAATACAGTTATAAGGGCATATTATGAAGGTTGCCATTGTTGCGGGTAGTTTGAGCGATCAAGAGATTGTTGATGCTGCAAAAGAGATTTTAGATGAGTTCAATGTTGATTATGAAACATTTATAACATCAGCTCACAGATCGCCTTCTTTAACTATAGAGGTGGCAAAAAAAATTGATGATGAGTTTGAGTGTGCAATTGTTATAGCGGGGCTTTCTGCCGCACTTCCAGGCGTTATTGCAGCATACACTTCTAAACCGATTTTGGGTGTGCCTGTTGCAAGTGATTTGATGGGGCTTGATGCGTTATTTTCTATAGCACAGATGCCGCGTGGCATACCTGTTGCAACATTTGGTATAGGCAAAAAGGGCGCAAAAAACGCCGCTTTGTTTGCCATACGCCTTTTATCGCTGAAGGATAGCAGCCTAAAAGATAAACTTCTTGCAAAAGCCAAAGAAGAGGAAAGAAAACTCAGAGAACTTAATGGTATGTAGCCTTGATATAGAAAGGGCATATTACTCCAGCAGAACTGTCATTGAGGATATTCATTTTAATGTAAATGAGGGTGAATTTTTTGCAATTGTTGGAGAATCCGGCGCAGGCAAAACCACCATTGGCAGGATTTTAAGCGGACTGTGGCGTTTTTATCCTTTAAAATTTGACGGTGTTGTTAAAGTCAAAGAGAGAATTTCTTTAATCCCTCAAAATGTTTCAGATTCGCTTGATCCGCTTTTTAGAGTTGAGTCTCAACTGAAGGAGATAATAAAAGATTTAGATAAAATCAAAGCCGTTTTGCATGATGTGGGGTTTGATGATGTTGAGGGTGTGTTAAAATCCTACCCTCCGGCCTTAAGCGGTGGCATGAAGCAGAGAGTGCTAATTGCTTCATCCTTGCTTGTTTCGAATGTGATTCTTGCAGATGAGTTTACATCAGCGCTTGACAATCTCACAAAATTTAAGATTATAAAAACATTGAAAAAACTCAATGAAAAAAACTCAACAACGGTGATTTTTATTACACACGACCTTGAGCTTTTGCCTTTTAGTGATCGGATGATGGTGATGTTTGACGGTAGAATAGTTGAAATGGGCAAAACAGGAGATATTTTAAATAATCCTTTTCATCCATATACGGCTTTTCTTGTTAACTCGATGCTTGACTTTGATATGAATTACAAACAGACAACGCTTGATGTGTTAAAGATTGATATGAGCTTTGCATGCCCTTTTTATAGATCGTGTAAAAAGGCAAAAAATATATGTAAAAACAAAAAACCACCACTTAAAACCATTAGTGGCAGGAGCGTTAGATGTCATTTTTAAAACATAGAAATGTAGTTGTGGCTGTTGCACTTCTTTTAATTGTTTTGTTAACGAGTTTTAAGTTTGTTAACGATAATGAGGTTGTTGGACTAAAACACCCAGAAAGCATAGCAATCTATAACGGCTATCTTTATGTTTCTAATATCGGATCATCGCCTGCAAATCCAGATTTGGATGGATTTATTACAAGGCTTGATAGATACGGCAATATCCTTGAGTATAAATTTATTGATAAACTCAAAGCACCAAAGGGTTTGTTTGTTTATAAAAACAGTTTGTTTATTGCCGATTTAGACAGGGTGTGTGTTGTGGATCTGATAACAAAAAAGAGAAGCTGTTTTGATATCAAAGGGGCAAAATTTTTGAATGATATCTATGTGATTAATTCCACTGCATTTGTTACCGATACAGCAAACGATGTGGTTTATGCTTTAAATAATGGGAAGGCGACTATTTTTTGCAGGTTTGAAAAAGGTTTTGAGCCAAACGGCATAACCTATTCAAAAAAACTCAACGCTTTTTTGGTTGTTTCATTTTCAAGCCCTGTGATAGATGAGATTTCTGTTGATGGAAAAATTCTGAAAAGCTTTAGGCTTAATGGCTTGAGTGGATTTGACGGCATTTCAATTTACAAGGATAAGATTTTTCTGTCTGATTATAGAACGGGCAGGGTTGTGGTTATGGATTTTTCTTTTGATGGTTTTAAAGTTGTTAAAGATTTTCACACACCTGCAGCTGATATTTTAGTTAGCAATGCAAAACTCTATGCCCCGCTTCTTGAAGATAACAGGCTTGTCATAGGTAAACTTAAATGAGCTTTTCCTTTGAACTTATAAAAACCGACGGTGAGGCACGAGCCGGTGTTATCAAAATTGGTGGCATTGAAATAGAAACGCCTATCTTTATGCCGGTTGGCACAA containing:
- the purE gene encoding 5-(carboxyamino)imidazole ribonucleotide mutase, with translation MKVAIVAGSLSDQEIVDAAKEILDEFNVDYETFITSAHRSPSLTIEVAKKIDDEFECAIVIAGLSAALPGVIAAYTSKPILGVPVASDLMGLDALFSIAQMPRGIPVATFGIGKKGAKNAALFAIRLLSLKDSSLKDKLLAKAKEEERKLRELNGM
- a CDS encoding bifunctional diguanylate cyclase/phosphodiesterase, translating into MEADRRMEILLSSNVFQHIFYLSYETKSRKIIDISQSLEKLLDFSKAELKQKTADEIFSKEGLDNIEKQLDEDGSITLEIKTKSKAIKILKATVESSFVNNTPVNLLILSDITKEEIFKTFYQLLSKINNSIITSTTKDGLFEDISKKLISQKYIELVVVLSIKPNMVKVENYAGRGKYVENLIKNASDVIKTINYGPLFEAFRTSDIHINPDTDSNPEVSDWKIDMLSFGFRSSCYIPLSDSGGKYMLCIYSSIPFFFDSYIIDVLKEMQNDLNFALSNIEKLFFKDIFYTAIQQKDWVLITDFDGNITYVNESVEQLSGYTKKELIGSKPSIFKSGLYDNEFYKSMWDTITLGKAFKGVIVNRHKNGELYQLYHTIVPIQKAGRISHFVAISKDISREMYLEEEIRKFKYYDQLTGLLNEKGFELEAEKLTQKSLSKDKQKGIITIDIFDFSKLNNIYGVYTCDRLLKEIASKLTKKGLVVGRVGDDEFAMFNFYSSLKEIENDIANIIEFFSKSIDVDSYKIKTHINIGAAVDTENRLDIRTLLSHATTAMAAAKQQGANNFKVYNPQLNEIIHKDHETLNLISESLTKKYFTFFLQPIYNNNEEIAEFESLARIDHPQKGLLSPYFFIDQLETSHYLVQFEEFLINTIPQYLDSVHKKAGKFIPISINLSMRNLKEGRIFDILKQLSDEYRKHLILEVTERMFADDIDSAMNMLKNLKDRGFKVMIDDFGTGYSSLSYLHLLPIDAIKIDISFIRRITENEKVKSIVQTTINLAKKLNFGSVAEGVETNEQLRILKGFGCDLYQGYYFAKPMPLDEILKIV
- a CDS encoding oligopeptide/dipeptide ABC transporter ATP-binding protein, which translates into the protein MVCSLDIERAYYSSRTVIEDIHFNVNEGEFFAIVGESGAGKTTIGRILSGLWRFYPLKFDGVVKVKERISLIPQNVSDSLDPLFRVESQLKEIIKDLDKIKAVLHDVGFDDVEGVLKSYPPALSGGMKQRVLIASSLLVSNVILADEFTSALDNLTKFKIIKTLKKLNEKNSTTVIFITHDLELLPFSDRMMVMFDGRIVEMGKTGDILNNPFHPYTAFLVNSMLDFDMNYKQTTLDVLKIDMSFACPFYRSCKKAKNICKNKKPPLKTISGRSVRCHF
- a CDS encoding oxygen-binding di-iron domain-containing protein; amino-acid sequence: MGEYNTKPNSEVDIENGELLYDDGEHKFIWLGWGQAEEGMIQTNQYLIVDNGRGILLDPGGIHIFPKVVSNVTKYIDLDDIDFIFFSHQDPDVSSGIPMWLSVTSADIYISELWVRFLPHFGITDLSRIKGVGDGGVSVAGLDIIPAHFMHSPGNHVAFDKKSQILFNSDIGAAVFGSQRYLFVDDDNFNSHVSIMEGFHKRYIASSNVCKHYINRVRALNPKMIAPQHGAVFRGKAVDMFLNWLGSLRCGADIIDEISR
- a CDS encoding methyl-accepting chemotaxis protein encodes the protein MMVKDAKTVNAIRKLSKGVVKSSFVSTATLESFKIIAHDIEFLEDQMKTFSASLEEMEGNLKGMANNVSKINSDFEEFNLNVNDVAGKVATRNEEIEGRTTEIEDFVKSIKGLTSITEDINKAASSISDIAKQTNLLALNAAIEAARVGEKGKGFAVVADEIKKLANKTDSITDNIQDVLYDFNNKLLSTVEKVESVKGFLDQLRQDFNDFADIFLKINDKSNEIAESLNENSLAINEHAEVIDDLTARIVKIYELLNTVIRIVNTLQDANLKIEQLIQL